TCGTTGCCGGATCCAACTCCAGGAGGCGTTCTCCACAGTCGAGACACTCGTAGGAGATGACCTCGTAGGTCGCACAGCACGACTCTACGACTGCGTCGCCGAACGCGACCTCGCCGTCACAGACGGGACACTGGAGTTGAAACGTCCGCAGCGATTCGAGAATCCCGATGCGCTGTTCCAGCGGAACCGAGCGCCAGCGATCCGTTCGTTCCTCGAGCGCGCGGTGGGTCGCGACGTCGACCTGGAGTGCACCCTCGGAGGGCCACTTCCGGATCCGGCGTCCAACCTTGATCGCCGGGTACTCCCTGTCTTTGAACTCGACTTCGTCGGGTTCGGCGTCGAACACGTCCCCAACGGCAGCCCGTTCTGGACGTCCCCCATCGATTGCCGCAAGCTCCTCGTCGACGGCGGCGGCAAACGACTCGGTCAATCGGAGATCGTTGCCGGTCTCGGTCTGTGTGGTGACACCGACCTCGAGCAGGAACTGCTCGGGATCGACCGCTTCCTCCCGTTGTTTTCTGATCTTCTCGACGGTTTCGAACGACTCCTCTGTGGCCGTTTTCTCCCCGGTGGTGTCAGTTTCGACGGTCGTCTCCGTGTATCCGGCGGTATCAGTCCTCGTGAAGTCATCCTCCAGTGGATGGTGGTCGAAATACTGCAACACCCAGCCGGGGAGAAACCGTTTCGTCAACTGAGGGGTACCAGGGACCAGATATCCTCTGAGATAGATCGCTACAAAGGAGACGGCGACGATCACGGCCGCGGCCCCACGGGATCGGACCGCGGCGAGCGCTCCGAGAACGAGAGCGATGCCCACGTTGACTATCGTACAGGGGATACACCGGTTTTCACCGGTGTACTCCTCATTTTGAAGCGATCCGACGAGAGAGCGGGGTTGGCTTGCCATACCGAGGTTTTCTCCCCCTGGGGTAAAAACGGATGCGTCATCCGGACCGATATCGCTGCCGGACGAACGCTGGAATGAAGACGCCTATTCTTCGGTCGACCGTTTGCGCAGGATCACGATTGCGACGATCGCGACGATCGCGACAAGTGCGATGAGTTTGGATCGTTTCATTGCGAATGAAAATACGCCGAGCCAATATATAGTTCTTATAGGTGTTTTTCACACGACCGGTCTCCACCGAGTTGCGTTCGTCGGCGAATCCGGTCGGGGATGTGCCGACCGTAACGGGTTTGTTCGGGGGTGGTGAACCACCACTGTATGACTGTCACTATCGTCGGCTCCCAGCTCGGAGACGAGGGCAAGGGCGCCCTCGTCGACATCTGGGGAGGCGACGCCAACGTCGTCGTCCGGTATCAGGGCGGGGACAACGCGGGACACACGGTCGTTCACGACGGGACCGAGTACAAACTCTCGCTGGTTCCAAGCGGCGCGATTCGGGGAAAGACCGGCGTGCTCGGAAACGGCTGTGTGATCAATCCCCGCACGTTGTTCTCCGAAATCGACGACCTCCGTGACTGCGGAGTCGACCCGGACGTTCGTCTCGCCAGGCGGGCTCACGTAATTCTCCCGTTTCACCGCGTGCTCGACGGAATCGAAGAGGAGGTCAAATCCGACTCCGATCTGGACGCGGGGACGACCGGCCGGGGGATCGGACCGACCTACGAGGACAAGGCGGGCCGCCGCGGCGTTCGCGTCGGCGACCTGCTGGATCCGGACGTCCTCCGGGAGCGTCTCGAGTACGTCGTCCCACAAAAACGCGCCCTGGCGACCGAGGTGTACGGGCTCGACCTCGTCGACGAACACGCAGAGTACGCCGAGGCGTTCGACATCGAAGCACTGTTCGAAGAGTACAGCGAGATCGGTCGACGCCTCGAACGCGAAGAGATGACGGTAAACGCGGGGGAGTTCCTCGCCCAACTACGGGAGGGAGGCGAGAACCTCTTGTTCGAGGGTGCCCAGGGGACCAGCATCGACATCGACCACGGGATCTACCCGTACGTAACCTCCTCGAATCCGACCGCCGGCGGCGCCTGTGTCGGTTCCGGGCTCGGTCCCTCGGTGATCGGCCGCGGGGAGATCGTCGGCGTGGTGAAGGCGTACCTCTCCCGGGTCGGCACCGGGCCGCTTCCCACGGAACTGGACGAGGACGAAAACGAGGAGGCGCTCGCCGACGAGATCCGGGAACGCGGCGGCGAGTTCGGTACGGTTACGGGTCGTCCGCGTCGGATCGGTTGGCTCGACATGCCTATGCTGCGACACGCCTCCCGCGCGAACGGGTTCACGGGGATCGGCGTCAATCACGTCGACGTGCTCGCCGGGCTCGAGGAGCTAAAGGTCGGTCACGCGTACGAACTCGACGGCGAGACGGTCGAGACGATGCCGACGACGACCGAGGAGTGGGCGCGCTGCGAGCCGGTGTACCGGGAGTTCGAACCGTGGCCCGAGGCCGACTGGGACGCCGTCGCCAAAGAGGGGTACGACGCCCTGCCGGAGGCCGCTTGCGAGTACCTCTCATATCTTTCCGAAGAAGTCGGCGTGCCGGTGTACGCGGTCGGAATCGGCCCGAACCGCGGGCAGACGGTCGTTCGCGAAAACCCGTTCGACCTCGTCTGACTGGACACGAAAAGAGACGCTCTAGCGAGCGGTCCCGCAGATCAGTGTGTGCTGGATTCGAGCACCAGCGTGTCGTCTTCGAGGTAGTGTTCGATGTGATGGGCGTGTTCTTCCGTGGTCTGGAGGATCTCCCGAAGTTCCTCATCGGTCGTGTAATCGCCCAGGTTGTTGGCGAGCTGGATGTGTTCGCGAAGCGACTCGATGATGTCGCCGTACATCTCCATGTCGTTCTCCAGCGACGAGCGGATGTCGTAGGCGTCGGGGTCCTCCGGGGTCACCGTCGCGTGTTCTTCGAAGTTCGCGCCGCCCGAGAGGGGAACCCCGCCCAGCGCCTGGATGCGCTCGGCGAGCACGTCGGCCGCCTCCTCGGCGTCGCCGGCGGCCTCCCCGAGGAACAGGTGAAGGTCGCGGAACTCCGCTCCCTCGACGATCCAGTGGTGCTTTTTCAGCTGGTGGTAGAGGACGTACGTCGATGCCAGGTCCGTCGTCAACGCGTCGATTATCTGCTCGGCTTTGTCCGCCGGGATCCGGAGGGACTCGCTACCTTCGACTTCGCCGTACTGCTGTCGGACGTGCTTCTGGGTGCTCATTGCAAACGTAAATTCGGCCGCATCCCCCTTAAAGATTGGTATCTTGGAAACTGTAGTTTCTGAATCGAAAACAATTATTTTTAAATTGGAATATCCGTGCCGTGGTTCCGGTTTCAACAGCCGTTTTATCCTGGCGGGCGAACTCCGAGTGATGACCGACTCCCTGTTCGATCCAATACGGTTGCGCGACACTGAACTGCCGAACCGCGTGATGGTGTCGCCGATGTGTCAGTACTCCTCGAGGGAGGGGATGTCGACCGACTGGCATCAGGTCCACCTGGGCAGTCGGGCGGTCGGCGGCGCGGGCGTGGTGATGTCGGAAGCGACGGCGGTTTCGCCGGAGGGACGCATCACGCCCCACGACCTCGGCATCTGGAACGACGACCAGGCCGACGCGCTCGAGGACGTCGCGGGGTTCATCGCCGACCAAGGATCGGTTCCGGGGATCCAACTGGCCCACGCCGGCCGGAAGGCGTCGACCGAACGTCCCTGGGAGGGTGGCGGTCCGGTTGCGCCCGCCGACGGCGGCTGGGACGTCGTCGCACCGAGCGACGAGCCGTGGCCACGGGGGGAGGATCCGGTTCCGCTGCGGCGGCTCACGCGGGAGGGGATCGCAGACGTCGTCGACGACTTCACCGCCGCCGCCGAGCGCGCTCGACACGCCGGCTTCGAGATCGCCGAGGTGCACGCCGCCCACGGCTATCTCCTCCACGAGTTTCTCTCGCCGGTGACGAATCGACGGACGGACGCCTATGGCGGTGACTTCGAGGGTCGGACCCGGCTCCTCAGAGAGGTTACGGCTGCGGTCAGAGAGGTCTGGCCCGACGACAAACCGGTTTTCGTCCGCATATCGGCGACAGACTGGCTGCCGGATCGAGCGTCGTGGACGCTTTCGGATTCGGTCCGGCTCGCCCCACTGCTCGCGGAGGCCGGCGCCGATCTGATCGACGTCTCGGCGGGCGGCATCCACCCCGATCAGACGGTTCCCAACTCGGGACCCGGCTATCAGGTGCCGTACGCCGAGGAGATCCGGGAGCGGACCGACGTCCCCGTCGGAGCAGTCGGGAAGATCACGGAGCCGGGACACGCTGACGCGCTCGTCCGAAACGGCCGGGCCGACCTCGCGATCCTGGGCCGGGAGTTCCTCCGGGATCCGTACTGGCCGTTGCACGCGGCCGAGGCGCTCGGTGTCGACGTCGAGTGGCCCCCGCAGTATCGACGCGCGAAACCGAAGTAGATCGCGCGGCTGTCCTCGTCGAGAGCCCCGGGTCGGTTTTATTTCCGTCCGCCCCGAAACACGGACGCCATGGAGTTCAGCGTCATCCAGGGCGACATCGCAGGCCAGGAGGCCGACGCACTCGTCAACGCGGCCGGAACGAGCCTGCGAATGGGATCGGGCGTCGCCGGCGCGCTCAGGCGGGTCGGCGGCGAACAGCTCAACCGGGCGGCCGTCGAGAAAGGGCCGGTCGAACTCGGGGAGGTCGCCGTCACCGACGCGTTCGATCTGGACGCCGACTACGTGATCCACGCCGCGGCGATGCCCCACTACGGTGACGGACTCGCCACCGAAGAGAGCATCCGCGAAGCCACGACGAACGCGCTGTCGGCCGCAGAAGAGCGCGGTTGCGAGTCGGTGGTCGTCCCGGTGCTCGGAACCGGCGCCGCCGGGTTCGACTTCGAGGAGGGGGCCCGGATCGTCTGTGAGGCGATCGCGGCCTACGACGCGTCCACGCTCTCGGACGTGCGTGTGATCGCGTACGGGCAAGACCAGTACGAGCGCCTCCGCGAGATCGCGGATCGCGTTCGGTGACGGGAGACAGGAGGGAACGTCCGACTGTCCGCCGGGCTACACCCCGGAGGAGGGCGGTCGGCGTGGGGTCTGCTTTCGATCCCCCGTTCGATCACTCCTGTCGTTCGACGAGTTCCTGCCGCGTGGACTCGAAGATCGGTGTGTCGACGCCGACGACGCCCGCGATCGCGTCGCCGGCGCCCAGCAGCCACTCCGCGCGACTCACCCGGGATTCGAGGTCGCCCGGTCCGATCCGGTACGACTCGACCAGGGTTTCGACGGACGCCCCGTCGATCCACTCGGCGAGGATCCGTGCCGTCTTTACGGACTCGAGCCACCGTTCGAAGTCGTCGGCGTCGTTCATCCCGGTTGTCAACTCCTCGGAGCGTCGCCGTGCGAACCGATACATGTCGGCCCGTTCCCGGTTCCCGAGGTAAGTGTCCTGCATGTCCGTGGTGTCACAGACGACCTCCAGTGCGGTAAGCTGGGTGACGCTTCCCCCGTCGGTCTGCATCCGGCCGATCGTCTCCACGCCCCTGACGATTCGGGTTCCCGTCTCCGGCCGGACGTACTGTCTGGACACCTGTGTACCCAGCTCCGTGGCCGAAAGCCGGGCGTCCGCGCTCGTTCCCGACGCGCGGACGAGTTCCATTTCGGCGAGATCCTCGATGACCGTCGCGACGTCGCCCGACAGGTCCGGACTCGGCGTCCGGGAGGCGTAAAACGTCCCGTCGAAGCGGTCGAGGATCTCGCGAGGCGTGTCCGCAAACCCGGTCGCGACCAGCGACAGGGTATGGGTCCGGAGCGAACTCCGGTCGGCGAGGTTCGACGCTACCGCCTCGGGATCGCCCTCGACGTACCGCCGCGTGAGCTCTTCGGGCGAGTCGCAGTCGCCGACCAGCACCGCCTCCCCGTACGGGTCGAGGTGGGGCCGCCCCGCACGGCCGCACATCTGGTGAACCTCCAGCACCGGCAGCCACTCCATCGCGCTGCCGGTGTACCGTTTCAGGTCCCTGACGACGACCCGTCTCGCGGGGAGGTTCACGCCGGCCGCAAGCGTCGGCGTCGCACACAGACACGCGATCTCCCTGTTCCGGAACGCCGTCTCGACTGCAGCGCGGTGCTCGCTACCCAATCCGGCGTGGTGAAACGCCACGCCCGACCGGACGCAGTCGGCCAGCCGCTCGCCGGTTGCGGTCCCGTCGATCGCCCTGATCTCGTCTGCGACTGCGGAGTCGTTCCCGCCGGTCGTGTGTCTCTCTGCGATACCGGATCGGGCGAACCGCTCGGCGAGCGTTTCCGCCTCCCGGCGGGACCGAACGAACGATAGCGCCTGCCCGCCGTTCCCGACGGTTTCCTCGATCAGTCGGCTCGTCGCTTTCGTCGGTTGCTCGTGCGCTCGCTCTTCGGGGGCGTCCGCGACGGTCTCGCTGCCCGCGTCGACGGGCTGTACCGCCCCGTCGTCGAACGCGACGCGTCCGTCGGCGTACACGCCCGTCCGGAGTTCGACGGGTCGCCACGTCGACTCGACCAGGTCGGCATCGAGCCATTCGGCGACGTCCTCGGGGTTGGCCACGGTCGCAGAAAGCGCCACCAGCTGTGCCTCGGGTGCCCGACGTCGAAGCGTCGCGACGGTGACCTCGAGTGTCGGTCCGCGGCGGTCCGATCCGAGCAGGTGCACCTCGTCGACGACCACACACGCGAGGTCGTCGACCCACGAGGCGCCGTTTCGGATCGCCGAGTCGACCTTCTCGCTGGTGGCGACGACGATGTCGTAGGTGGCCAGTTCCTCGGCCGGGGAGTCGTATTCGCCGGTGGCCAGCCCGGCGTCGACCCCGGGGAGCGCGTCGAACGTTTCGTGTTTCTCGCGGGCGAGCGCTCGGAGCGGACACATGTACAGGCTCGGCCCGTCGGCAGTCACCATGGCGAGTTCGGCGATCAGCGTCTTCCCCGACGCCGTCGGGATCGCGGCGACGAGGTTGTTGCCGTCACAGATTCCGGCCTCGACTGCCGCCCGCTGGGGCGGATACAACGTTTCGATCCCCTCCTGCCGGAACCGATCGCGGATCCGACGTCGAACCGGGAGTTCACCGACGTCCATCGACGGTACTGGGGCGGCACGACAGTTAAATATCGGCGTCCGTCACGCCGCGAGAACCCCAGGGTTAAGTACGGTCTCCCACGTAGTTAGTCCGGTCATGGATGACATCCGAACGGGACTGAGCTACGGCGATGTGTTGCTCGTCCCGCAGCGTTCGCCCGTCGACAGTCGCGACGATGTCGACCTGTCGACGGCGTTTACGCCCGGCATCGAACTCGAGACGCCGCTGGTTTCTGCGGCCATGGACACGGTGACGGAGTCGACACTCGCCGCCGAACTCGCGGCTGTGGGTGGTATCGGGACGATCCACCGCTTTTTCACGATCGAGGAACAGGCCGCCGAAGTCGAGGCCGCCACAGAGACTGGCGGCCCGGTCGCCGCCGCCGTCGGCGTCGACGAGTCGTATCTCCGACGCACGGAGGCGCTATCTGCCGCGGGCGCCGACGCGGTCGTCGTCGACGTCGCGCACGGCCACCTCGAAATCGCGCTCGAGGCGGTCGCGGAGATCGCCGACGCGTTTCCGGACGTCGAGCTCGTCGCCGGGAACGTCGCGACGCCCGACGGAGTCGCAGATCTGGCGGCTGCAGGCGCCGACGCGGTGAAGGTGGGGATCGGCCCAGGATCCCACTGTACGACCCGCAAGGTCGCCGGCGCTGGCGTTCCCCAGCTGACCGCGGTCGACGACTGCGCGGACGTCGCCCACGAGCGGGGACTGACTGTGATTGCCGACGGCGGCATCCGGTCGTCCGGCGACGCGGTGAAGGCGCTGATGGCCGGGGCGGACACGGTGATGATGGGGAGTCTCTTTGCCGGAACCGCGGAGTCGCCGGGCGAGACCAGAGAGATCGACGGGATCCGGTACAAGCGATCCAGGGGGATGGCGACCACCGCCGCCGCCGAAGACCGAACGGACAAAGCCGAGAACGTCGGCGCAGACGAAGGGGTCGAGGGGTGGACGCCGTACAAGGGGCCCATGGCCGAGGTGGCCCGGGAGTTCTCCGCCGGAATTCGATCTGGGCTTTCCTACTGCGGCGGCGAGACGATCCCCGAGGCCCGCAAGAAGGCGACGTTCATTCGCGTGG
The Halalkaliarchaeum desulfuricum DNA segment above includes these coding regions:
- a CDS encoding NADH:flavin oxidoreductase/NADH oxidase; translated protein: MTDSLFDPIRLRDTELPNRVMVSPMCQYSSREGMSTDWHQVHLGSRAVGGAGVVMSEATAVSPEGRITPHDLGIWNDDQADALEDVAGFIADQGSVPGIQLAHAGRKASTERPWEGGGPVAPADGGWDVVAPSDEPWPRGEDPVPLRRLTREGIADVVDDFTAAAERARHAGFEIAEVHAAHGYLLHEFLSPVTNRRTDAYGGDFEGRTRLLREVTAAVREVWPDDKPVFVRISATDWLPDRASWTLSDSVRLAPLLAEAGADLIDVSAGGIHPDQTVPNSGPGYQVPYAEEIRERTDVPVGAVGKITEPGHADALVRNGRADLAILGREFLRDPYWPLHAAEALGVDVEWPPQYRRAKPK
- a CDS encoding macro domain-containing protein, with amino-acid sequence MEFSVIQGDIAGQEADALVNAAGTSLRMGSGVAGALRRVGGEQLNRAAVEKGPVELGEVAVTDAFDLDADYVIHAAAMPHYGDGLATEESIREATTNALSAAEERGCESVVVPVLGTGAAGFDFEEGARIVCEAIAAYDASTLSDVRVIAYGQDQYERLREIADRVR
- the dpsA gene encoding DNA starvation/stationary phase protection protein DpsA encodes the protein MSTQKHVRQQYGEVEGSESLRIPADKAEQIIDALTTDLASTYVLYHQLKKHHWIVEGAEFRDLHLFLGEAAGDAEEAADVLAERIQALGGVPLSGGANFEEHATVTPEDPDAYDIRSSLENDMEMYGDIIESLREHIQLANNLGDYTTDEELREILQTTEEHAHHIEHYLEDDTLVLESSTH
- a CDS encoding DEAD/DEAH box helicase, giving the protein MDVGELPVRRRIRDRFRQEGIETLYPPQRAAVEAGICDGNNLVAAIPTASGKTLIAELAMVTADGPSLYMCPLRALAREKHETFDALPGVDAGLATGEYDSPAEELATYDIVVATSEKVDSAIRNGASWVDDLACVVVDEVHLLGSDRRGPTLEVTVATLRRRAPEAQLVALSATVANPEDVAEWLDADLVESTWRPVELRTGVYADGRVAFDDGAVQPVDAGSETVADAPEERAHEQPTKATSRLIEETVGNGGQALSFVRSRREAETLAERFARSGIAERHTTGGNDSAVADEIRAIDGTATGERLADCVRSGVAFHHAGLGSEHRAAVETAFRNREIACLCATPTLAAGVNLPARRVVVRDLKRYTGSAMEWLPVLEVHQMCGRAGRPHLDPYGEAVLVGDCDSPEELTRRYVEGDPEAVASNLADRSSLRTHTLSLVATGFADTPREILDRFDGTFYASRTPSPDLSGDVATVIEDLAEMELVRASGTSADARLSATELGTQVSRQYVRPETGTRIVRGVETIGRMQTDGGSVTQLTALEVVCDTTDMQDTYLGNRERADMYRFARRRSEELTTGMNDADDFERWLESVKTARILAEWIDGASVETLVESYRIGPGDLESRVSRAEWLLGAGDAIAGVVGVDTPIFESTRQELVERQE
- a CDS encoding guanosine monophosphate reductase; its protein translation is MDDIRTGLSYGDVLLVPQRSPVDSRDDVDLSTAFTPGIELETPLVSAAMDTVTESTLAAELAAVGGIGTIHRFFTIEEQAAEVEAATETGGPVAAAVGVDESYLRRTEALSAAGADAVVVDVAHGHLEIALEAVAEIADAFPDVELVAGNVATPDGVADLAAAGADAVKVGIGPGSHCTTRKVAGAGVPQLTAVDDCADVAHERGLTVIADGGIRSSGDAVKALMAGADTVMMGSLFAGTAESPGETREIDGIRYKRSRGMATTAAAEDRTDKAENVGADEGVEGWTPYKGPMAEVAREFSAGIRSGLSYCGGETIPEARKKATFIRVAESAQDREGAHVANEWGSIDVDSTLHARTDEDA
- a CDS encoding adenylosuccinate synthase translates to MTVTIVGSQLGDEGKGALVDIWGGDANVVVRYQGGDNAGHTVVHDGTEYKLSLVPSGAIRGKTGVLGNGCVINPRTLFSEIDDLRDCGVDPDVRLARRAHVILPFHRVLDGIEEEVKSDSDLDAGTTGRGIGPTYEDKAGRRGVRVGDLLDPDVLRERLEYVVPQKRALATEVYGLDLVDEHAEYAEAFDIEALFEEYSEIGRRLEREEMTVNAGEFLAQLREGGENLLFEGAQGTSIDIDHGIYPYVTSSNPTAGGACVGSGLGPSVIGRGEIVGVVKAYLSRVGTGPLPTELDEDENEEALADEIRERGGEFGTVTGRPRRIGWLDMPMLRHASRANGFTGIGVNHVDVLAGLEELKVGHAYELDGETVETMPTTTEEWARCEPVYREFEPWPEADWDAVAKEGYDALPEAACEYLSYLSEEVGVPVYAVGIGPNRGQTVVRENPFDLV